AAATCCTGGCGAAAAGCCTGGGGGTTCGGCCCTCCCAACTGGAAATCGTGTCGGGCCAAACTTCCCCCCACAAACGCATTCTTGTACGCGGATTAAACGCGCGGGAAGTTGCCCAACGATTGAAAGCCGGGGCACACACGGATCCTAAAACGGGGTGAATTTCGGTGGTTGGAGAGTTACGGCCCAAAATCTGCGAGGAGAAGTCTGTTTCAGATCGCACGAACACACGGCAAAATAGTCGTTTGACCAATTTGGCCAACAGAAAAAAAGGGTTAACAGTAATGGTGGAACAGATCGGGATACGCGAGGCAGTGGACCTGCAACCAGCCCCCGGCGCGGTTGTGTTCGATATGGATGGGCTGATGTTCAACACCGAGGACATCTACTTTGCCGTGGGGACGGAACTCCTTCGTCGCCGTGGCCACGTTTTTACCCGCGAACTCAGTGACGCCATGATGGGGCGTCCGCCCCAGGCAAGCTTCGAAATCATGATCCGCTGGCACAATCTTTCTGACGACTGGCAGACACTGGCTAGGGAGTCGGAGGACCTATTTATTGAGATGATCAAAGGACGAATCCAACCGATGCCAGGTCTGCTGGATCTGCTGGATGCGCTCGAGAGAGCGGGAATTCCCAAGGCCATTGCCACCAGCAGCAGCCGTCGAACACTTCAGGCCGTCCTGGGGACCTTTGAACTCGAACCCCGATTTCATTTCACCCTGACGGCGGAAGACGTTGAACGCGGCAAGCCCGATCCCGAGATTTACCTCAAGGCAGCCGCCCGATTCGGGTTGGAACCGGAAAGGGTGGTCGTGCTGGAAGACAGCGAGGCCGGTTGTCGAGCAGCGGCCGCGGCCGGTACAATAGCCATCGCCGTTCCTGGGCCCCACAGCGCACGGCACGATTTTTCGTCGGCCTACTTGATCGTTTCCAGTCTGGCCGATCCCAAACTGTACCAACTCCTACGGCTCCCGGGACCGGTGCCGTGAGGACATGCCTTTGCCCAGAGGAGTTGATTTCCCACCATTGCCGTCAAGAAAGTCTTGGCCGTGAGATGCATCCAGGAGTAGGGAGAACACACGCATGAGCCGCACACTGACATTACACATCGCAGTGGCGCTTATCGCCGCAGTCATTACAAATTTGCCCCGAGGGCTGAGAGCGGCGGAGGAGAGCGACGAGCTGTGGCAAACGGCCGAGGAACGGATCGAAAAATACCGAAAAGGCGATATTGAAATGGTGGTCATTCTCGACGGCCAACCCGTCCCGGACGCGGAAGTAACCATCGAACAGACGCGGCATGCCTTTCTTTTTGGCTGCAATATTTTCAACTGGGGCAGGATCGAAGACCCCAAGCTGGAAGAGGCCTACCGTCAGCGTTTTGCCGAGATTTTCAACTATGCCACCGTGGGTTTTTACTGGCCGTCGTATGAATGGCGGCAGGGTGAACCATCACATGAATATGCACGACGGGTCGCTGAATGGTGTCGTGAGCATGGCATCGTGGTAAAAGGCCATCCGCTGGCATGGAACTTTGCCGATCCGGCGTGGCTGCCCGACGATCCCAAGGAGATTCTTCGCCTTCAGCTTGCACGCATCGAGGATTGCGTATCCCGATTTGCCGGCCTCATCGACCGCTGGGACGTCGTCAACGAAGCCACGGAGTTCGACCGAACGTCGTTCCAGCAGCGGGCTCCCAAAATGACAAGGATGTGGCAGGAAGTGGGACAGGTTGAATTCACAAAACTCTGTTTTGACCGAGCTCGAAAGGCCAACCCCGATGCCACGCTGATCATTAATGATTACGTCACCAGCCCAAAATACGAACGGCTGCTGGAACAACTGGTGGACAATCAAAACCACCCGATCTTTGATGTGATCGGGATTCAAAGCCACATGCATGGGGGCACCTGGTCCAACAGACAGATCTGGGAAGTTTGCGAGCGATTCTCCCGATTCAAGGCGCCTCTCCATTTCACCGAAACCACCATTCTCTCCGGTCAACGGGGGTGGGAACGTCCCCGTCCGTGGGTCACCACTCCCG
This is a stretch of genomic DNA from Thermogutta terrifontis. It encodes these proteins:
- a CDS encoding DUF167 domain-containing protein; the encoded protein is MNPPADHSEGCVLELKVHAGARRNEVRWESDERVKVWVTQAPEKGKANQAVLEILAKSLGVRPSQLEIVSGQTSPHKRILVRGLNAREVAQRLKAGAHTDPKTG
- a CDS encoding endo-1,4-beta-xylanase gives rise to the protein MSRTLTLHIAVALIAAVITNLPRGLRAAEESDELWQTAEERIEKYRKGDIEMVVILDGQPVPDAEVTIEQTRHAFLFGCNIFNWGRIEDPKLEEAYRQRFAEIFNYATVGFYWPSYEWRQGEPSHEYARRVAEWCREHGIVVKGHPLAWNFADPAWLPDDPKEILRLQLARIEDCVSRFAGLIDRWDVVNEATEFDRTSFQQRAPKMTRMWQEVGQVEFTKLCFDRARKANPDATLIINDYVTSPKYERLLEQLVDNQNHPIFDVIGIQSHMHGGTWSNRQIWEVCERFSRFKAPLHFTETTILSGQRGWERPRPWVTTPEGEEYQAREVVRFYTMLFSHPAVQAITWWDFSDYRAWQGAPAGLLRRDMSPKPAYTELYKLIKQKWWTKETAKTDEAGRIKFRGFAGEYKVQVSKEGVAAREMNVRVEAGSTTSIRVELQPRQTAYNTLR
- a CDS encoding HAD family hydrolase, coding for MVEQIGIREAVDLQPAPGAVVFDMDGLMFNTEDIYFAVGTELLRRRGHVFTRELSDAMMGRPPQASFEIMIRWHNLSDDWQTLARESEDLFIEMIKGRIQPMPGLLDLLDALERAGIPKAIATSSSRRTLQAVLGTFELEPRFHFTLTAEDVERGKPDPEIYLKAAARFGLEPERVVVLEDSEAGCRAAAAAGTIAIAVPGPHSARHDFSSAYLIVSSLADPKLYQLLRLPGPVP